In one Stenotrophomonas maltophilia genomic region, the following are encoded:
- a CDS encoding phosphatase PAP2 family protein: MSVRPPVSGVASAYSTLASRFAVTHLWLPLLIVLPLFAVFMEGGADQWLADHLFRLEGGRWALQDAWFTRSLVHRGGKWFSTAAALVVILLSFHHWRRGRDRTLRWALLYVVIALALGTGGVSLLKSLVPMDCPWDLLRYGGHQPYIGLFSHRPADMPMTACFPAGHASAGYAWLSLYFFALLWRPAWRWTGLALGLGSGLLFGISQQLRGAHFLSHDLATALLCWLLSLGLYVLVRHHLDRTNRLEANA; the protein is encoded by the coding sequence ATGTCCGTCCGTCCTCCCGTCTCCGGGGTTGCTTCGGCCTACTCCACGCTGGCATCGCGGTTCGCCGTGACCCACCTGTGGCTTCCACTGCTCATCGTGCTGCCCCTGTTCGCCGTGTTCATGGAGGGGGGAGCCGATCAATGGCTGGCTGACCACCTGTTCCGGTTGGAGGGCGGCCGCTGGGCACTGCAGGACGCGTGGTTCACCCGCTCGCTGGTGCACCGGGGCGGCAAGTGGTTCAGCACCGCCGCGGCGCTGGTGGTGATACTGCTGAGCTTTCACCACTGGCGCCGCGGACGTGATCGCACCCTGCGATGGGCGCTGCTTTATGTCGTAATTGCCCTGGCGCTGGGAACCGGCGGCGTGTCTCTGCTGAAGTCGCTGGTGCCGATGGACTGCCCGTGGGATCTGCTGCGCTACGGCGGCCACCAGCCTTATATCGGGCTTTTCAGCCATCGTCCGGCCGACATGCCGATGACCGCGTGCTTTCCCGCCGGCCATGCCAGTGCCGGCTATGCCTGGCTGAGCCTGTACTTTTTCGCCCTGCTGTGGCGTCCTGCCTGGCGCTGGACCGGCCTGGCACTGGGCCTGGGCAGCGGGCTGCTGTTCGGCATCAGCCAGCAGCTGCGGGGTGCACATTTTCTGTCGCATGACCTTGCCACAGCCCTGCTGTGCTGGCTGCTGTCACTGGGGCTGTACGTTCTGGTCCGCCATCACCTGGACCGCACCAACCGCCTGGAGGCGAACGCATGA
- a CDS encoding phosphoethanolamine transferase has protein sequence MNASVQRSFRVPSLAVLRSWRPQLSTEALIALTSLFFALAGNGLFWRSAMASHPESLRYAVSLLLLLLGTHGLLLGLLVWRWNAKVVISALLLVTAFAAHYMSRYHIYLDADMLRNVLATDPKESRELMTVSLLWPVLLLAALPMVLVWRVQLQRRSWGRSLLWRLGFLAVAAVTAVGGALISFQDVSALMRNQREVRYLATPANVLLGLPRALRGDNPVQRAPKLPIGTDAKATPRAPASKPRLLVIVMGETVRAQNWGLNGGRNTTPELAQAPVINFPDMHSCGTSTEVSLPCLFSPWGRHDYDEKKIRAHQSLLHVLNRAGIAPLWRDNQSGCKGVCEGLDFQSLSDATTPGLCADGRCMDEILLQDLATQVRAKPGDRVVVLHQLGNHGPAYFERYPAAFARFKPTCDTRDIGRCSREEITNSYDNAVLYTDHFLSKTIGTLQGMQDYDTAMIYLSDHGESLGEKGLYLHGVPYAIAPAEQTRVPMTMWFSPGFASSRGLDLQCVRKRSAAYTDHDNLFPSVLGLMQVKTALYERDRDVFAGCES, from the coding sequence ATGAATGCTTCGGTCCAACGCTCGTTCCGTGTGCCATCGCTGGCCGTCCTGCGCAGCTGGCGGCCACAGCTGTCCACCGAGGCGTTGATCGCGCTGACCAGCCTGTTCTTCGCCCTGGCCGGCAACGGCCTGTTCTGGCGCAGCGCGATGGCCAGCCACCCGGAGAGCCTGCGCTACGCGGTGTCGCTGCTGCTGTTGCTGCTCGGCACGCATGGCCTGCTGCTGGGCCTGCTGGTCTGGCGCTGGAACGCCAAGGTGGTGATCAGCGCGCTGCTGCTGGTAACGGCCTTCGCCGCCCACTACATGAGCCGTTACCACATCTATCTGGACGCGGACATGCTGCGCAACGTGCTGGCGACCGATCCGAAGGAAAGCCGCGAACTGATGACGGTCTCGCTGCTGTGGCCGGTACTGCTGCTGGCGGCACTGCCGATGGTGCTGGTGTGGCGGGTGCAGCTGCAGCGGCGCAGCTGGGGGCGCAGCCTGCTGTGGCGCCTGGGCTTCCTGGCAGTGGCTGCGGTGACCGCTGTTGGCGGTGCACTGATCTCGTTCCAGGACGTCTCCGCACTGATGCGCAACCAGCGTGAAGTGCGTTACCTCGCCACCCCGGCCAACGTGCTGCTGGGTCTTCCACGTGCACTGCGCGGCGACAACCCGGTGCAGCGCGCGCCGAAACTGCCGATCGGCACCGACGCCAAGGCCACCCCACGCGCTCCGGCAAGCAAACCGCGGCTGCTGGTAATCGTGATGGGCGAGACCGTGCGTGCACAGAACTGGGGCCTCAACGGCGGCCGCAATACCACGCCGGAACTGGCCCAGGCACCGGTGATCAACTTCCCCGACATGCACTCCTGCGGCACCAGCACCGAAGTTTCGCTGCCCTGCCTGTTCTCGCCATGGGGACGCCACGACTACGACGAGAAGAAGATCCGCGCGCACCAGTCGCTGCTGCACGTACTGAACCGCGCCGGCATCGCACCGCTGTGGCGTGACAACCAGTCCGGCTGCAAGGGCGTGTGCGAGGGGCTGGACTTCCAGTCGCTGTCCGATGCGACCACCCCGGGCCTGTGCGCCGACGGCCGCTGCATGGACGAGATCCTGTTGCAGGACCTGGCCACCCAGGTGCGTGCCAAACCCGGCGACCGCGTGGTCGTGCTGCACCAGCTGGGCAACCATGGCCCGGCGTATTTCGAGCGCTATCCGGCCGCCTTTGCCCGCTTCAAGCCAACCTGCGACACCCGTGACATCGGCCGTTGCTCACGCGAAGAGATCACCAACAGCTATGACAATGCCGTGCTGTACACCGATCATTTCCTGAGCAAGACCATCGGCACGCTGCAGGGCATGCAGGACTACGACACGGCGATGATCTACCTGTCCGACCATGGCGAGTCGCTGGGTGAGAAGGGCCTGTACCTGCACGGCGTGCCCTATGCGATCGCCCCGGCCGAGCAGACCCGCGTACCGATGACGATGTGGTTCTCGCCGGGCTTCGCCAGCAGTCGCGGGCTGGACCTGCAATGCGTGCGCAAGCGTTCGGCAGCGTATACCGACCACGACAACCTGTTCCCGTCGGTGCTGGGCCTGATGCAGGTGAAGACGGCGCTGTACGAGCGCGATCGCGACGTGTTCGCCGGCTGCGAGAGCTGA
- a CDS encoding M2 family metallopeptidase has protein sequence MKHRHLLLAAAVAAATLALAACKKEASPGAESAGSSAPAGETADQFVARINAEYKAAYPEMTSAQWLSSTYINSDSERIAAKANERSLTQLNSWIEQAAKFEGQPMSADSKRAIHLLKLMSSMPAPRDPAKLAELTQIATRMEGSYGAGKYCTDANDPASCRQLGELEQVLARSRDYDAQLDAWQGWHSTTRNMRGDYQKFVSLVNEGAKGMGFTDAGQMWRSGYDMPPEQIGPETDRLWEQVKPMYEQLHCYARGKLDKTYGKDKAEVGNGLIAAHLLGNMWQQDWSNLWDQLEPYPGAGSLDITAALEKQYQTNLSAALAKAGRDASVAGQYRAQREAELRTAKQMTERAQDFYVSLGMPSLPQSYWDKTQFIKPDDRDVVCHASAWDMNMEGDVRTKMCIKPNEENFTTIYHELGHIYYDLAYNPLPPLFQGGANDGFHEAIGDTIVLAMTPKYLNSIGLVDAPQESREAVINAQMRMALSGVSFLPFGLMIDRWRWGVFDGSITADNYNKAWWDLKAKYQGVAPASTRGEEFFDPGAKYHVPGNTPYTRYFLARILQFQFYKGLCDASGYKGPLHECTFYGNKEAGQKYWAMLSKGASQPWQATLKELTGTDKLDAGPMIEYFSPVNEWLKQQNEGQMCGWQASAAAPVAK, from the coding sequence GTGAAACACCGTCATCTCCTGCTGGCCGCTGCTGTCGCCGCCGCCACGCTGGCCCTGGCTGCCTGCAAGAAGGAAGCTTCCCCCGGCGCCGAGAGCGCCGGCAGCAGCGCACCGGCCGGCGAGACCGCCGACCAGTTCGTTGCCCGCATCAATGCCGAATACAAGGCTGCCTATCCGGAGATGACCTCGGCGCAGTGGCTGTCTTCCACCTACATCAACAGCGATTCGGAGCGCATCGCGGCCAAGGCCAACGAGCGTTCACTGACCCAGCTCAACAGCTGGATCGAGCAGGCCGCGAAGTTCGAGGGCCAGCCGATGAGCGCAGACAGCAAGCGTGCGATCCATCTGCTGAAGCTGATGTCCTCGATGCCGGCACCGCGCGACCCGGCCAAGCTGGCCGAGCTGACCCAGATCGCCACCCGCATGGAGGGCAGCTACGGTGCTGGCAAGTACTGCACCGATGCCAACGACCCGGCCTCCTGCCGCCAGCTGGGGGAACTGGAACAGGTGCTGGCACGCAGCCGCGACTACGACGCGCAGCTTGATGCCTGGCAGGGCTGGCACAGCACCACGCGGAACATGCGTGGCGACTACCAGAAGTTCGTCAGCCTGGTGAACGAAGGTGCCAAGGGCATGGGCTTCACCGATGCCGGGCAGATGTGGCGCAGCGGCTATGACATGCCGCCGGAGCAGATCGGGCCGGAAACCGACCGCCTGTGGGAGCAGGTCAAGCCGATGTACGAGCAGCTGCACTGCTACGCGCGCGGCAAGCTGGACAAGACCTACGGCAAGGACAAGGCCGAGGTGGGTAATGGCCTGATCGCCGCGCACCTGCTGGGCAACATGTGGCAGCAGGACTGGTCCAACCTGTGGGACCAGCTGGAGCCCTATCCCGGTGCCGGAAGCCTGGACATCACCGCCGCACTGGAAAAGCAGTACCAGACCAACCTGAGTGCTGCGCTGGCCAAGGCTGGCAGGGATGCCAGCGTCGCGGGCCAGTACAGGGCACAGCGCGAAGCCGAACTGCGTACCGCGAAACAGATGACCGAGCGCGCACAGGATTTCTACGTGTCGCTGGGCATGCCCTCGCTGCCGCAGTCGTACTGGGACAAGACCCAGTTCATCAAGCCTGACGACCGTGACGTGGTCTGCCACGCCAGCGCCTGGGACATGAACATGGAAGGCGATGTGCGCACCAAGATGTGCATCAAGCCGAACGAAGAGAACTTCACCACCATCTATCACGAGCTGGGCCACATCTACTACGACCTGGCCTACAACCCGTTGCCGCCCCTGTTCCAGGGCGGCGCCAACGATGGCTTCCACGAAGCAATCGGCGACACGATCGTGCTGGCGATGACGCCCAAGTACCTGAATTCGATCGGTCTCGTTGATGCACCGCAGGAAAGCCGCGAGGCCGTGATCAACGCGCAGATGCGCATGGCGCTGTCGGGCGTTTCATTCCTGCCCTTCGGCCTGATGATCGACCGCTGGCGCTGGGGCGTGTTTGACGGATCGATCACCGCCGACAACTACAACAAGGCATGGTGGGACCTGAAGGCCAAATACCAGGGCGTTGCCCCGGCCAGCACCCGCGGCGAGGAGTTCTTCGATCCGGGCGCGAAGTACCACGTGCCGGGCAATACGCCGTACACCCGCTACTTCCTCGCCCGCATCCTGCAGTTCCAGTTCTACAAGGGCCTGTGCGATGCATCGGGTTACAAGGGCCCGCTGCACGAGTGCACCTTCTACGGCAACAAGGAAGCCGGCCAGAAGTACTGGGCGATGCTCAGCAAGGGCGCCAGCCAGCCGTGGCAGGCCACGCTGAAGGAGCTGACCGGCACCGACAAGCTGGATGCCGGCCCGATGATCGAGTACTTCAGCCCGGTCAATGAGTGGCTCAAGCAGCAGAACGAAGGCCAGATGTGCGGCTGGCAGGCCAGCGCTGCGGCCCCGGTGGCGAAATGA
- a CDS encoding multidrug effflux MFS transporter encodes MTAAVAPSTRRMALLLAGLAMFGPFSIDTIFPAFPQLAQRLSVDEVAVQQTISVYLLFYGLMSLAHGPLSDAWGRKRVILGGLVVFAGASVGCALSTDLPTLLAFRALQGLSAGVGMIVGRAVIRDLYHGHDAQRLMSQVSMLFGIAPAIAPIIGGWILLSGAGWPLIFWFLVVFSLLLLVATARFLPETHPPEARVPLSPRALLRDYVRIGFNPRFLRLALAGSIGFGGIFLYIASAPVFVMQHLHLGEGDFAWLFIPTIGGMTAGAFLSGRMAGHTTPTRQVTIGFSLCALSALLNVGYVVLAPQFALPWAVLPIFLGGMGMALIFPILALAVLDMYPHQRGLASSLQAFAQLMVSTVVAGVVSPLLSASPLHLALGQAGFFAAGFVFWYWEHRRERAVQAVVTDL; translated from the coding sequence ATGACCGCCGCTGTTGCTCCGTCCACCCGTCGCATGGCTCTGCTGCTCGCGGGCCTGGCCATGTTCGGCCCGTTCTCCATCGACACCATTTTCCCGGCCTTCCCGCAGCTGGCCCAGCGCCTGTCGGTGGATGAGGTGGCCGTCCAGCAGACCATCAGCGTCTACCTGCTGTTCTATGGCCTGATGAGCCTGGCGCACGGGCCGCTGTCCGATGCCTGGGGCCGCAAGCGGGTGATTCTCGGCGGCCTGGTGGTGTTTGCCGGGGCCTCGGTCGGCTGCGCGCTGTCCACCGATCTGCCGACCCTGCTGGCGTTCCGCGCGCTGCAGGGCCTGTCGGCGGGCGTGGGCATGATCGTCGGCCGCGCGGTGATCCGTGACCTGTACCACGGCCATGACGCCCAGCGGTTGATGAGCCAGGTCTCGATGCTGTTCGGCATCGCGCCGGCCATCGCCCCGATCATCGGTGGCTGGATTCTGCTCAGCGGTGCCGGCTGGCCGCTGATCTTCTGGTTCCTCGTGGTGTTCTCGCTGCTGCTGCTGGTGGCCACCGCGCGCTTCCTGCCGGAAACGCATCCGCCGGAGGCGCGGGTACCGCTGTCGCCGCGCGCACTGCTGCGTGACTATGTGCGCATCGGCTTCAACCCGCGTTTCCTGCGCCTGGCACTTGCCGGCAGCATCGGCTTCGGCGGCATTTTCCTGTACATCGCGTCCGCGCCGGTGTTCGTGATGCAGCACCTGCATCTGGGCGAAGGCGACTTCGCCTGGCTGTTCATTCCCACCATCGGTGGCATGACGGCCGGCGCGTTCCTGTCCGGGCGCATGGCCGGGCACACCACGCCGACCCGGCAGGTGACCATCGGCTTCTCCCTGTGCGCGCTGTCGGCACTGCTCAACGTCGGCTACGTGGTGCTGGCGCCGCAGTTCGCGCTGCCGTGGGCGGTACTGCCCATTTTCCTGGGCGGCATGGGCATGGCGCTGATCTTCCCGATCCTGGCGCTGGCCGTGCTCGACATGTATCCGCACCAGCGCGGCCTGGCCTCGTCGCTGCAGGCCTTCGCGCAGCTGATGGTCAGCACCGTGGTGGCCGGTGTCGTCTCGCCCCTGCTCAGTGCCAGCCCGCTGCATCTGGCGCTGGGCCAGGCCGGCTTCTTCGCCGCCGGGTTTGTGTTCTGGTACTGGGAACACCGCCGTGAGCGCGCAGTGCAGGCCGTGGTCACGGACCTCTGA
- the gcvP gene encoding aminomethyl-transferring glycine dehydrogenase encodes MSQNTPSLRELEHHSAFVERHIGPNDAEIAQMLDVVGHASLDAMTDAIVPAKIKSPAALALPESITEVEALAKIRAIADKNTVLRSFIGQGYYGTHTPNVILRNILENPAWYTAYTPYQAEISQGRMEALINFQTLCADLTGMEIANASLLDEATAAAEAMTLAKRSAKSKSDTFFVHDAVHPQTLELLRTRAEPMGIVLRVGTPAEALEADSFGVLLQYPDTFGQVADYRALVEAVHARGGLVAVATDLLALTLLAAPGEWGADIVVGNSQRFGVPFGFGGPHAAFMACRDAYKRSMPGRLIGVSIDAQGNPAYRLTLQTREQHIRREKATSNICTAQVLLAVMASMYAVYHGPEGLTRIARRTHRLAAILAAALRKAGVQVAGDFFDTLHVTGVHADEIHAKARAAGYNLRAIDSDSVGISLDETATRADVVALAAVFGAQADVDALDASTADALPAGLLRQSAFLTHPVFNTHHSEHELLRYLRSLADKDLAMDRTMIPLGSCTMKLNATAEMIPVTWPEFSQIHPLVPADQALGYKELIESLEAMLVECTGYDAVSLQPNSGAQGEYAGLLAIRAYHRSRGEEHRDICLIPDSAHGTNPASAQMCGMKVVVTKTDANGNVDVEDIRLNAEKYSDRLAAIMMTYPSTHGVFEEEVVEICEIIHKHGGQVYTDGANMNALVGVAKPGKWGSDVSHLNLHKTFCIPHGGGGPGVGPCAVKAHLAPFLPGKLGDNGPVGMVSAASFGSASILPISWMYIAMMGREGLRKATQVAQLNANYIAKRLAPHFRTLYTGRNGLVAHECILDVRPLEKSSGIGAEDVAKRLIDFGFHAPTLSFPVAGTLMVEPTESESLHELDRFIDAMIQIREEIRAIEDGRLDREDNPLKNAPHTATAVTASEWTHAYPRELAAFPLPSLKLQKYWPPVARVDNVYGDKNVMCACIPVDAYKDDEVEA; translated from the coding sequence ATGTCCCAGAACACCCCTTCCCTGCGTGAGCTCGAGCACCACAGTGCGTTCGTCGAGCGCCATATCGGCCCCAATGACGCCGAGATCGCGCAGATGCTCGACGTCGTCGGCCACGCGTCGCTGGATGCGATGACCGATGCCATCGTGCCGGCCAAGATCAAGTCGCCGGCAGCGCTGGCGCTGCCGGAGTCGATCACCGAAGTGGAGGCGCTGGCGAAGATCCGCGCGATCGCCGACAAGAACACCGTGCTGCGCAGCTTCATCGGCCAGGGGTATTACGGCACCCACACGCCGAACGTGATCCTGCGCAACATCCTGGAAAACCCGGCCTGGTACACCGCCTACACCCCGTACCAGGCAGAGATCTCGCAGGGCCGCATGGAAGCGCTGATCAACTTCCAGACCCTGTGCGCCGACCTGACCGGCATGGAGATCGCCAACGCCTCGCTGCTGGACGAAGCCACCGCAGCGGCCGAAGCGATGACCCTGGCCAAGCGTTCGGCCAAGTCGAAGTCGGACACCTTCTTCGTGCACGATGCCGTGCACCCGCAGACCCTGGAGCTGCTGCGCACCCGCGCCGAGCCCATGGGCATCGTGCTGCGCGTCGGCACCCCGGCCGAAGCGCTGGAAGCAGACAGCTTCGGCGTGCTGCTGCAGTATCCGGATACGTTCGGCCAGGTGGCCGACTACCGGGCACTGGTCGAGGCCGTGCATGCACGCGGCGGCCTGGTCGCCGTGGCCACCGATCTGCTGGCGCTGACCCTGCTCGCCGCACCGGGCGAATGGGGCGCGGACATCGTGGTCGGCAACAGCCAGCGTTTCGGCGTGCCGTTCGGCTTCGGTGGCCCGCACGCGGCGTTCATGGCCTGCCGCGATGCCTACAAGCGCTCGATGCCCGGCCGCCTGATCGGCGTCTCGATCGATGCGCAGGGCAACCCGGCCTACCGCCTGACCCTGCAGACCCGCGAGCAGCATATCCGCCGCGAGAAGGCCACCTCCAACATCTGTACCGCACAGGTCCTGCTGGCGGTGATGGCCTCGATGTACGCCGTCTACCACGGTCCGGAAGGCCTGACCCGCATCGCCCGCCGCACCCACCGCCTGGCCGCGATCCTGGCCGCCGCACTGCGCAAGGCCGGCGTGCAGGTTGCTGGCGACTTCTTCGACACCCTGCACGTCACCGGTGTGCACGCCGATGAGATCCACGCCAAGGCGCGCGCCGCCGGCTACAACCTGCGCGCGATCGACAGCGACTCGGTCGGCATCAGCCTGGACGAGACCGCCACCCGCGCCGATGTGGTTGCGCTGGCCGCCGTCTTCGGTGCCCAAGCCGATGTCGATGCACTGGATGCCAGCACCGCCGACGCGCTGCCGGCCGGGCTGCTGCGCCAGTCCGCGTTCCTGACCCATCCGGTGTTCAACACGCACCACAGCGAGCACGAACTGCTGCGCTACCTGCGCTCACTGGCCGACAAGGACCTGGCGATGGACCGCACGATGATCCCGCTGGGCTCGTGCACCATGAAGCTCAACGCCACCGCCGAGATGATCCCGGTGACCTGGCCGGAGTTCTCGCAGATCCATCCGCTGGTGCCGGCCGACCAGGCACTGGGCTACAAGGAACTGATCGAGTCGCTGGAAGCGATGCTGGTCGAATGCACCGGCTACGATGCGGTCAGCCTGCAGCCGAACTCGGGTGCACAAGGCGAGTACGCCGGCCTGCTGGCGATCCGCGCCTACCACCGCTCGCGTGGTGAGGAGCATCGCGACATCTGCCTGATTCCGGATTCGGCCCACGGTACCAACCCGGCCTCGGCACAGATGTGCGGCATGAAGGTGGTGGTCACCAAGACCGATGCCAACGGCAATGTCGATGTCGAGGACATCCGCCTCAACGCCGAGAAGTACAGCGACCGCCTGGCCGCGATCATGATGACCTACCCGTCCACGCACGGCGTGTTCGAGGAGGAGGTGGTCGAGATCTGCGAGATCATCCACAAGCACGGCGGCCAGGTGTACACCGACGGTGCCAACATGAACGCCCTGGTCGGCGTGGCCAAGCCGGGCAAGTGGGGTTCGGACGTTTCCCACCTGAACCTGCACAAGACCTTCTGCATCCCGCACGGCGGCGGCGGCCCGGGCGTCGGCCCGTGCGCGGTCAAGGCGCACCTGGCCCCGTTCCTGCCGGGCAAGCTGGGTGACAACGGCCCCGTCGGCATGGTCAGCGCCGCCAGCTTCGGCAGCGCCTCGATCCTGCCGATCAGCTGGATGTACATCGCGATGATGGGCCGCGAGGGCCTGCGCAAGGCGACCCAGGTCGCGCAGCTCAATGCCAACTACATCGCCAAGCGCCTGGCGCCGCACTTCAGGACGCTGTACACCGGCCGCAACGGCCTGGTGGCGCATGAGTGCATCCTCGATGTGCGCCCGCTGGAGAAGAGCAGCGGCATCGGCGCCGAGGACGTGGCCAAGCGCCTGATCGACTTCGGCTTCCACGCGCCGACGCTGAGCTTCCCGGTGGCCGGCACGCTGATGGTCGAGCCCACCGAAAGCGAGTCGCTGCATGAGCTGGACCGCTTCATCGACGCCATGATCCAGATCCGCGAGGAAATCCGTGCGATCGAGGATGGCCGCCTGGACCGCGAGGACAATCCGCTGAAGAACGCGCCGCACACCGCCACCGCGGTGACGGCCAGCGAGTGGACCCACGCCTACCCGCGCGAGCTGGCCGCCTTCCCGCTGCCCAGCCTGAAGCTGCAGAAGTACTGGCCGCCGGTGGCCCGCGTCGACAACGTCTACGGCGACAAGAACGTGATGTGCGCCTGCATCCCGGTCGACGCCTACAAGGACGATGAAGTCGAAGCGTGA